The genomic interval ACCTAATAGAAAAATTAGGGGTGTTGAGGGTTCCTGAAACTCTTGTTGGTAAGTTTACTATGCTGGCATTTGGTATCCTTATCAGTGGTTGGGGATCTTACTTTTATTTAAGGGTTCAGCTGGGGGCAGGACCAAGGGATGGTTTAATGGAGGGGTTGGTAAAAAAACTGAAAAAGCCTGTATGGCTTATTCGTGGAACTATGGAGACCACTGTATTAATATTAGGTTATTTCCTGGGAGGACCTGTAGGTATTGGAACTGTTATAACTGCCCTTACCCTAGGATTTTCTGTACAATTTGCCTTTAGGCTAGGGGGATACAGCCCTAAAAAGGCAAGGCATATCAATTTCTTAGAGATGTTTAAACTGCTTTCTGGAAAGGATTTATGCAAAGAAACCTCCTATTGAGATTAAAGGACATATATACAACAGCTTCAAGGCCCCATGGGCCTTTTTACGTGCTTGAAAAAAAGAAGGGTTTAGGTCAAGAG from Natronincola ferrireducens carries:
- a CDS encoding YczE/YyaS/YitT family protein, which translates into the protein MTTETKAQWVKIIKKLPSLFLGCFLFATGTVATLYGGLGMSPWGVFHMGIANHTPFTLGQVTQLLGLIILLIGYKMGRIPGLGTICNMIFVGGFMDLIEKLGVLRVPETLVGKFTMLAFGILISGWGSYFYLRVQLGAGPRDGLMEGLVKKLKKPVWLIRGTMETTVLILGYFLGGPVGIGTVITALTLGFSVQFAFRLGGYSPKKARHINFLEMFKLLSGKDLCKETSY